The following is a genomic window from Staphylococcus saccharolyticus.
AAGCAACGACTGTAATGATTTTAGTTTTAGCTGCGAATACAGGATTTACAGCATTTCCAATGTTAGCAGCATCAATGTCTAAAGATAAATATATGCCACGTATGTTTATCGTGCGTGGTGATCGATTAGGCTATTCTAACTCAATCATTACATTAGGTGTGTTAGCCATTATCTTAATTATTGTGTTTAATGGTATGACTGAAAACCTAATACCTTTATATGCGGTAGGTGTGTTTATTCCATTTACACTAGCTCAATTTGGTATGGTTTTAAAATGGACTAGAGAACGACCTAAAGGTTGGAGTATCAAACTGTCATTTAACTTAGTTGGTGGAACGATTACTTTTATTGTTTTTATGATTTTATTAGTCACTAAATTCAATCAAGTATGGCCAATTCTTTTATTCTTACCATTTGTCGTACTCGTATTTATAAGAATTAATGTACATTATAAAAATATTGCAGATGAATTACGATCTGATATTGATGTCCATGATATACCAGTTGTTGATCGTAGTTTGGCGATTGTTCCTATTCAAAGCATTACAACAGCAGTAGATAAATCTATTTACTATGCTCAAATGCTGGCAAATAATGATGTTATCGCAGTGCATGTCACATTTGGTGATGAGGATGAAAAGGCCTTTTTGGCTAAGTGGAAACGTCATTTCCCTGAAGTAAGGCTTGTTATTTTGCATTCTGAGTATAGAAGTATCATTCGTCCTATATCGCGTTTTATTGATAAGATTCGCAAAAAAGCGAATGATCAAAACTATTTAATCACTGTAGTTGTACCAGAATTTATTCCCAAAAAACCTTGGCACAATTTATTACACAATCAAACAAGTGTAAGATTAAAAATGCATTTGATTTATCAAAAAAATGTTATATTATGTACTATTCCATTTAAACTTATGAAATAAAAAAAGAGGGTCAGAACGTACATTCTAGGATGGGTTTTTGATCCTTTTTTAGATTTAAATATTTCTACTAATTCTTTGATCTGAAGTGCTTTGTCTACGTGCAAGCGCCTCAGCATTCTTTTTATATTTCTTATAATAGAAGAACAAGAAAATAAACTACAGTGGTGAAATAAAAATAGCAGCTCGGGTATTGTTGCTAAAGAATAATAAAATAAATACGAAGAAGAAGAAAGCAAGTACAATGTATCCCATCATTCGACCACCTCTTAATTTAAATTTATTTTCTTTATGTTCTTGTGGATTATAGACAATGTAAGACATAATAATCATTGCCCAAACAACTAAGAAGAGAACAGTTGATAGCGTTGTGATATAGATAAATAATCGTATTGCATTTGGAAAAATAAAGTTAAGCAGTGCTGCAATTAATAAGGCGAATGATGATACGAACATTGATAAGTATGGTATCCCATTAGCATTGGTTTTTGTAAGTTTTTTAGGCCCTAATCCCTGTTTAGCTAATCCAAATAAGATTCTACTGTTAGAGTATATTCCACTATTTGTTGCAGAAGCAGCTGCAGTTAATAATACCAGCAGCTAATGGCACGCCAATCAAAGTAAACAATTTAACGAATGGACTGCTGTCTGGGTCAATATTATACCATGGGATGACTGACATAATGACGAGTAGTCCTCCAATGTAGAAAAGTAGTATTCTAATAGGAACGTTATTAATTGCTTTAGGTATTGTCTTTTCAGGCTCCTTTGTTTCTCCAGCAGTGACATCAATCAGTTCAATACCAATAAATGAATAAACTGCAATTTGGAAAGACATTAAGAAACCGAATATTCCGTGAGGGAACATTCCATGATGATGAACTAAATTTCCAAATGAAGCATGACCATATTCTGTTTTAAATGATAGAAAAATAAGTACGAGACCGACGATAACCATTGCAATAATTATTACGACTTTAATAATTGAAAACCAAAACTCTAGTTCCCCAAATAATCGAGCACCGAGTAAATTAAACGAGATTAAAATCAATACAATGAATAGTACAGTTAGCCAATGGGGGACTTGTGGATACCAAAAAGCAAAATATTGTCCCGTAGCTGTAAGATCAGACATACTTGAAACAATCCAACAAATCCAATATGTTCAACCAATAACAAAGCCACCAAAAGATCCTAGATATTCATCGGCGATATCATCAAACGAATTAAATTTAGAATTGCTTAGCAGTAATTCTCCTAATCCACGCATAAATGCGAATAATATCATACCAATAATCATATAAGTGAATAACAGTGGTGGTCCAGTTAATGCAATTGTTTGCCCTGAACCTAAAAATAACCCAGACCTATTGCACCGCCAATAGCTATCAATTGGATGTGACTGTTACTCAATTCTCTATGCAACTGCCTAGCCATAAACTTCCCCCTAAAAGTTCTTTTATGAAAGCGTTTACTTAAACATAATGTTATAGAAAGCATAATTATAAAGCAAGAATTTTCAGAAATATAAGTAAATACATATATTTGTATGACTATGATAACTATTACTTATAATTATTTTAATTTCAATATGTTGGAATATTTATAATGAAAATTATGATTAATTATAGTCTTTATTTTTGAAATAGCAAGTATTTGTATCATGCTCAATGATTAACAATCAGTATGGACTATGTAATAATGATGTTTATTGTATTAAAAGTGAAAGAGTGGGTAGTGAAGATGAAAATAGGTGTAATTTCAGATTTACATATAGATCGACATTCACATTTAATGCTAAAAGCATATATAACAACACTATGTGATGTTGTTAAACAAAGAGACATAGAAATGCTTATCATTGCGGGAGATATTTCCAATCATTATCAACGTAGCTATCAATTTATTAAACAGTTAAAAGCTAATAGTGAGATATCTGTTGTCTTTATTCCGGGTAATCATGACTTTTGGATAGATGAAACTGATCAATCTTCAGCGGAAATACTAGAATTTTATCAGTCAAAAGCAGAGTGTTTAATTGGAAATCCTCATATCATTAACGATTCTTGGGCGATAGTAGGGCATACAGGTTGCTATGATTATAGTTACACAGATAGCCGTTTTTCTCAGTATAAAATAGAAAGGGGACAACATTATGGGGGAACTTGGTAAGATAAAGTTCGTATAGACTGGTCTATTTCTGATCAGCAACTATCTATAAGTGCTGCAAAAAGGGTAGAATCGGATATCAAGAAAGTAGGAAACAGGCAAATCATTCTAGTGACGCATGTCGTCACGCATCCTCAATTTGTAGTACCTACACCTCATCGTATTTTCGATTTTTTTAATGCATTTATAGGTACACATGATTTCGATCAGATTTATGAAAATTATCCTATTCGTTATAGTATTATAGGGCATGTTCATTTTAGAAAAAAACTTTATGAACATGGTATTCATTATATTTGCCCTTGTTTAGGTTATCAAAGACAATGGAGAACTCAAGATATAGTTAAAGAAATGAATGATGCATTAGTAGAATTTCATATATAAGTGTAGGAATATAGCAAACCACAAAGAAATAACTTTATTTCCTTGTGGTTTATTTTATTATGATTATTAATGAGGTTGAATATAAATACATTTTTGACCTGGTGCGTTATAACTTTGTTCTAACTTTTCTTTTTTAATCTTAATAATTTGTTTATTGTTAGGAATGATAGATGGGAATATAATATATTTTGATAAACGACTCCATAGCGGATCAATGTAATAATGGTAATGTTCATCATATCCAATTAATAACGTAATATGAATATTTGAAACTAGCTTGGTCGGTTTGTTATCTAAATGAAATACGCGTCGAAGTGCCTTTGCACCTAAACTTGTATGATAAATCATCACGGGTTGACCTTGATTGATGACGTGTTCAAGTTGTTTCAAACTTGTACCTGTACCATTAATAAAATGTGAATCATATTGTGTAAGATAAGGAACAAACGCATCAGGAAAAATGGTTTGATGATGACCCAATTTAACCAATAGTGGATGACCCACGTATCCTTTATAAGGATTATTAGGATGTTTCGGCCACTTACTCATAATTTCAGTAGCTTTTACAGAATAATGATTAAATTGTAGTAACATCGCAGCTGAAACACCTTCACATCCCATGACTATAGGTATTGGGAATAATTGGCTTATAGGTTTAACTGGTAAAATTTTCTTCATAATATTTTCCTCGACGAAATATAATATATACAACAAACAATATTATATAACGTACCATTCATTTAGTATATAAAAATGATTTAGCACATTGATAGTGGTAATCGTTTCTGAAAAGGGTTATAAAAATTAAAATAAACATGAGATAGGGGTAACTAAAATGGACTTTAAAAAACAATCAATAGGAGATATAAAGGTTATTGGTGTATACAGACATTTTAAAAGCAGGGGGCATGCACAAAGTAATATTCCAGACTTTTGGGAAGATGTTCACAATATGAAGCTAGATCAACGTTTATTAGAAAAGAGCAATCATATATTCCATGGATTACTAGGTATATGTATACCTCAAGAAGATTCAACTATGAATTATGCAATTGCTGTGACCAGTGATGACAAACCTCATGATGGATTGGAAACATTCAACATAGATGCTGGCAACTATATGGTGGTTGAAGCACTTGGACCTGTTCCACAAAGTGTGCAACAAACAATGAAACAAGTTCATAGTAAATTAATGAACAATAGTGAGATTCATTTTAAAAATGGCCCTTTTTTTGAAGTGTACAGTGAAGGAAATATGCAAAGTAAAGACTACGTAACTGAAATTTGGTTACCTGTAGACTAGAAAAAAAGGCAATTTCTGATTCTACCATGCAAAAATTGCCTTTTAATTATGATTTTGATTGACTAGAAATCATTTTAAAGTAGATTAATTGAAGAACAATAAGTAAAATAGCTGTCATACTTATAATAAGTAAATAAGGCGTCATATCTTGTTGACCATTTAAACCTACTAGTGGTGAAATCATACCACCTAAAATAAATTGAAATAAGCCAAGCAAACTTGATGCGTTGCCACTTCCACCGGAACGTTCAGCCATTGCCATTGAAAAACTTAATGGTGCAATTGAAGTGACGGGACAAATATTGATAAAAAAGCCAATCAGTAGTACATATAAAGGAAGGTGCAACGTTAGAGCTAATATGAGAATGATGACACCAATGATTTGACATATTGTTAAATAAATCAACATAGTATGTCGGTTTGTTTTTTCTACTAAGATAGCAGTAATTTGGCTTAAAAGAATTAATCCAATACCGTTCATTGCAAACATAAAGCTATATTGTAGTGCACTCATGTGATACATTTTTTGAGTTATAAAAGGAGAAGCGGCAGAATAACTAAATAGCATGACATAAGTTAAACCTTGCAATAACATTGGTATGACAAATGCAGGTCTTTTTAGTAGTTGACCAAAGTCTTTAAATATTGTTTTGAAATTAAGTTGTACATGTGACGTTTGGATATGAGAAGGCATTTTAAGAAGAATACCTATCGATACAATTAAAGTAATCATTGTAAGGAAGACAAATATCATTCTCCAACTTGCAATAGATAATGACAAACCTCCCAAAAGTGGAGCAATAATTGTAATGATTCCATTAACAACCATCAATGAAGTTAAAAATTTCGCCAATTCATCCCCATCATATTTATGTCCTATAGAAGCTTTAGCAATGACAATTGCGCCACCTCCAGTTAGTCCTTGAATCAACCTGATAGCTAAGAATAGTGTTAAATGAATTGAAAATATTGATATTAAAGTCGCTATAAGATAGACAGCTAATAAAATAAGTGCAACCATTTTGCGACCATAAACATCTGATAAAGGGCCAAAGAGAAATTGACCAATAGCTAAACCTATCATCGCAAAGGATAATGTGAGTTGAATTTCTGAAGTTGTAGAATCAAACGCTTGTTGAACTCTAGGTAAAGAGGGTCCATACATGTCGATTGTTAATGGACCAAATGCTGTCATAACGCCTAGTATAATGATTAATATCTTTGGAAAGTGTTGAGCACTTGAAGTCGTCATCATCAAGCTCCTTTTAAAAAAGTTACAGCATTAATTATATACGTTTTACATGAATTTGTAATTACATAACGTTAATATTGATATTTGAATATATAAAATCCTAAGAAGATATATTGCTATAAATCTTCCTAGGATTGTTTACTGATTAGAGAATCGTTAATTATTTTAATTTCCTGAATTGGAACCATTTAAAATGCTTTCTAACTTTGATTTGATGCTATCAAATTTTGTATTAATATCTTCTAGCATACTATTGATTTTGCTTTGATTTTCGTTATTTTGTTGAGCGTTATTGGCACTTTTAAGTTTATCAATCTGTTTTTGATAAAACTGAGTGAACTTGGAGTCGGCATTGTTTTGTTCTTGTTGTTTTAATCGATCAATTTGATTTTGTAATTTTTCAATTTGAGATTCACTATTTTTTTTGTTTTTAATGTCACTCTTAGCTGAGTCTACCTGCTGATTGATATCGTCATTTTGACTTTCAACTTGTTTTTCATAATTTTGAGATACATTTGGATCATTGCTTGCTTTATCATCGTTATGATTCATGATTGCACGCGTGATAAAGATTGCTACGATAATTAATAAAATAATAATGATAGCGATGAGCCACTTTTTCGTTTTACTTGATTTTTCATTTTCCTCTTCTAACTGTTGTTCTCTACGATAGTCACGACCATTATAGTAACGCTCTGGTTGGTCTTCGTAGTCTCGAGGATTTTTTTGTTGGTCAGGTCGATGATTCATTCTATTTTGAGACTGTTGTGTGTGACTATACTCATCTTCTTCTGAATGTCTTCGATGGTTCTGGTATTGATTGTCATACTTGTAAGAATTTCTATACTTATCTGTTCTTTTCATTCTGCCACCTCATTAAAAAATTTCTTTATCAATTGTTGTTCCTTTTATCTTGAGTTATATTAACCTAGCGATATTGGTTGCGGTGTGATTCAAATAACGTGTGCCGTTTTGGAGAGCATCATTTAAATCGCCGGGATGCTCAATAATACTAAACACACTATCTATTCCGTGAATGTATATCTCCTGATAGTCTTTACCTAAGCTACCACAAATGGCAATAACAGGGATATGAAAAGCTTTAGAATCTTTGGCAACACCTATAGGGGTTTTCCCATAAATGGTTTGTTTATCTATTTAACCTTCTCCTGTTATGACTAGATTGGCATCTTTTACTCGATTTGTAAAATGTGTTTCTTCAAGAACAACTTCAATTCCTAGTTGTAATTGTGCATCTAAAAATGCCAATAATGCAGCACCTGTTCCTCCAACGGCGCCTGCTCCAGGAATATGTTTAATCGTTTTGTTTAATTCTAATTCAATTTTATCATGATAGTGATTAAGTGCGTAATCCAACTTTGGTATCATCTTTTGTGTTGCACCTTTTTGAGGACCATAAACAGCCGTGGCCCCATTTTGATCTAAAAAGGGATTTGTTACATCACACGCCACCTTAATTTCAATATCTTGTAACTTAGGATTGATATGAGAGACATCAATCCTTTCGATATTTGCTAAATTAATACCGCCTGGTTGAATCTCATGTTGATACTGATCTTTAAATGAAATACCTAAAGGTTGTAACATGCCAACGCCACCGTCATTCGTAGCGTTTCCCCCAATACCTAAAATAATCTTTTTAACCTTATGATTAAGCGCATCATTAATCAGTTGCCCAGTACCATAAGTAGTTGTATAAAGTGGGTTGCGTTCATTGTCGTCTAGTAATGCTAAACCTGAGGCAGCCGCCAATTCAATAATTGCGGTTTGATGCTTATCACTTCTTGCATAATTAGCTTCAATATCTCTAATCATGGATCTTTGATTTTAACCGTATAATTAGTAGCATCGAGTGCTTCTCGTAATGTTTCAGTCGTTCCTTCACCACCATCAGCCATAGGGATAATTTCGTAAATCACATTTTCGTCAAATATGTTTTGAAATCCTTCTTGAATAGTTTGAGCAACTTCCTTTGCTGTCATGCTTTCTTTAAATGAATCTGGTGCAATGACTACTTTGTAATGAGACACTCGCATCACTTCCTCAATAGATATCTTACTTTCATTCTATATAAAAATTAAGTTTAACTAAAGTAATCTTATTATTTAAGATGGAAATAGATAGTGAATTGTATAATAATATGATTATAATGAAATAAATAAAGAATTTGATACTTTAAACTAGAGTAATAGCTATCATCAAATTTACTGTCATACTTAGCTCATTTCTTATAATTGGTGATAAAAATATCACAACTAAAAAAGCGCAGAGAGGGAACACCATGAAGCAACTAAGACACAACGAATACCTTTTGTGGTATATAGGAATTTTTGTATATTATAGTATTATGTCAGTGATTACACCATTGTCGTATGTAGATTGGCACGTTCATTTAAGTCAACTCATGCATCATATTTCACAAGAAAATGGACGTTACTTAGGAAATCTCTTTGAATGGCTTGCCATGAATAGTAGCATTTTAAAAATATTGATATATGCTACACTTTCATGTGGAATCATTTATCTATGTACACTCGTTGCTCAAGTACATAAAAATGTATTCTATGTGATTATCAGCTTTATAGCACTCTTGTGTATGCCTAGTTCAATTTATGGGGAAACATACGGATGATTTGCTGGTTTTTATAATTATATTCCTTCAACAATCATTGCGCTTTATATATTTTATATAGTTGTTCGTATTGTTGATGATAACAAAATACTTTCTGATATATATTTATGGTTATTTCTATTAGCAAGTTTATGTGGACAATTTTTTCTTGAAAATATTTCAATAACAAATAATTTAGTGATATTAATAGGTAGTATCTTATACTTCTATTTTAAAAGAAAGTTGAGCTATTACTTAATTATGAGATTAATGCTTAGCTTGATTGGTGCTATTATCATGTTTTAAAATCCAATTTACTTTAAAATTAAAGATGGACAAAGTGTATATTACTCATTTTCAGATAGTAAAAGGCTTATACATAAAATGGGTGTTACAGTATTAGAGCAATTACCTAAATACATCTTAATCAATATCTGATTTTAACAATTATTTCATTAATTATTGCGGGATTATTATATCGAAATGAAAGATTTCGAAGTCAAAAGATAGTGATAAGAGTAGCACTCATAATGAGTTTGTTTACGGTTTCATTTTATAAAGTGATGGTCTATGATCAATTTAATTTTGAGTCTTATCAAAAGGTATTGTTCATAGATATACTTAATGTGCTCGTATGTTTTATCTATTTTGTTAGTCTCATTTATTTTTTGATAGTGATTGTAAATGAGCGTTATACCTGTATGATTGCACTTGGATGTCTTCTTTCGATTGCATTATCAGTGATACCGCTATTATTCGTATCACCGATAGGCAATAGAAATTTTTACTATATATATGTTTTATGGCTTATAATTTTACTTTGTATTATTAAACAATATAAGGTTACAACTTCCTATGTACAGTTCATTTTACGAATATTGGCATGTACAGTAGGTACTATCACGATTTTATGATTTAGTTTGATATACTTTAATAGTGTACAAAGAATTGTAGAAATTGAACAACAACTCGCTCATGGGAAGCGTCACAATAATATAGTCTTAGAAAAGTTGTCATTCGAAAACTATACACCCTTTTCAACACCAATGACAAGTCAACATTTCAACGACTTTAAGAACTATTATCACTTACCTAAAGATTTAAAAATTAAAATCATGCCGTATGGTTCAAATGAATAAGTATTAAAGGAGAAACATATGAGATTAAACCAAACACATTATGAAATCATTAAATTTGTAATAGTGGGTGTAATTAATACTTTAAATTACTATATTGTATATCTTTTCCTTCTTAAGTTATTAAATGTTAATTACTTAGTCAGTCATATTGCAGGATTTATTGTAAGTTTCATCATTTCATATTACCTAAATTGTTATTTTGTTTATAAAGTTAAACCAACTTTGAAGAAATTTCTTAGTTTTCCTTTAACTCAAGTGATTAATATGGGAATACAAACGGTACTTTTATATGTATTTGTAAAATGGTTTCATGTGTCATCGGAAATTGCACCTTTTGCTGGATTAGTTATCACTATTCCTATTACATTTATTCTTTCAAAGTGGTTATTAAAGGATTAATTTATCGTACCATGCTAAGTCAATATATTTAGGTGGTACTTTTAATTATCAAACGTGATTAAAAAAAGAGAAGTTATTTTTCTAGAAACGTTGAATTAGGTTTATCTAAAAAAATCATTTGATTATAAATATAAAAAATATGAAAATAAAAAAACGTTGTAATGACCAAATGAATGATTCATACTATGATTACTAGAGGATTTTAAGGTGGTAAGTAAGGATGTCTCAAAGCGAAAATTTGAAGATTGCTCAACGTGGAGCTTTCCTTAGTTTAGTGGTATATATCGTTCTTTCAATCGCTAAATACATTACTGGGTATGTATATGATTCAGCAGCCGTTCGTGCAGATGCTTTGAACAATATGACCGATATTATTGTGTCAGTTGCTGTGATTGTAGGACTCAAAATTTCTATTAAACCTGCAGATAAAAATCATCCGTATGGACATATGAAATCTGAGAATATCTCAACGTTATTAGTTTCATTCATTATCATGTTTGTAGGTATACAAGTCGTTATTGAGAATGCGCCAAGATTATTTACTCAAGACACACATGTACCCAATTTCGTGACGATAATCGTCAGTGTACTCAGTGGTATCATTATGCTAGGAGTATATTTTGTTAACTCTTTACTTGCTAAAAAAACAAATAGTAGTTCATTAAGTTCGGCATCAAAAGATAATCTATCTGATAGCTTAGTGAGTATAGGTACAGCTATTGGTCTGATTTTCACCCAAATTGGGTTTCCTATCGTCGACATTATTTTAGCGAATATTTTAGGTTTATTGATTATTTATACAGGCTTTGGGATATTTAAGGAATCTATTTTTGCTTTGAGTGATGGTTTTAATGAGCAAGATTTAGAAGAATATCGCAAAGATATTTTAGAAGTAGACGATGTGATTGCTGTCAACAATGTTAAGGGAAGATATCACGGTAGCAGTATCTTTTTAGATGCTACGATTGTCGTAAACCCTAATTTATCTTTATATGAGGCACATCAAATATGT
Proteins encoded in this region:
- a CDS encoding APC family permease, with protein sequence MFNQFKRLLIGRPKKNRDLKDEKITKFKGLAILSSDALSSVAYGPEQILITLSVIGAVASWYTLPIAGAVLILLTALIMSYRQIIYAYPKGGGAYMVSKTNLGEKWGLLAGGSLLVDYILTVAVSISSGADAFVAAFPNLYHFKVLIACLLVLFILIMNLRGLTESATVLSYPVYLFIVGLIILIIVGTYRVAIGDVHPHMQSTVGTAVPGVTLFLLLKAFSSGASSLTGVEAISNAVTNFKDPAPKNAVKTLVMMGTILAVLLVGIVSLSYVYGIMPQTETTVLSQLASKIFGENVAFYFVQATTVMILVLAANTGFTAFPMLAASMSKDKYMPRMFIVRGDRLGYSNSIITLGVLAIILIIVFNGMTENLIPLYAVGVFIPFTLAQFGMVLKWTRERPKGWSIKLSFNLVGGTITFIVFMILLVTKFNQVWPILLFLPFVVLVFIRINVHYKNIADELRSDIDVHDIPVVDRSLAIVPIQSITTAVDKSIYYAQMLANNDVIAVHVTFGDEDEKAFLAKWKRHFPEVRLVILHSEYRSIIRPISRFIDKIRKKANDQNYLITVVVPEFIPKKPWHNLLHNQTSVRLKMHLIYQKNVILCTIPFKLMK
- a CDS encoding C39 family peptidase, yielding MMKKILPVKPISQLFPIPIVMGCEGVSAAMLLQFNHYSVKATEIMSKWPKHPNNPYKGYVGHPLLVKLGHHQTIFPDAFVPYLTQYDSHFINGTGTSLKQLEHVINQGQPVMIYHTSLGAKALRRVFHLDNKPTKLVSNIHITLLIGYDEHYHYYIDPLWSRLSKYIIFPSIIPNNKQIIKIKKEKLEQSYNAPGQKCIYIQPH
- a CDS encoding multidrug effflux MFS transporter, with amino-acid sequence MTTSSAQHFPKILIIILGVMTAFGPLTIDMYGPSLPRVQQAFDSTTSEIQLTLSFAMIGLAIGQFLFGPLSDVYGRKMVALILLAVYLIATLISIFSIHLTLFLAIRLIQGLTGGGAIVIAKASIGHKYDGDELAKFLTSLMVVNGIITIIAPLLGGLSLSIASWRMIFVFLTMITLIVSIGILLKMPSHIQTSHVQLNFKTIFKDFGQLLKRPAFVIPMLLQGLTYVMLFSYSAASPFITQKMYHMSALQYSFMFAMNGIGLILLSQITAILVEKTNRHTMLIYLTICQIIGVIILILALTLHLPLYVLLIGFFINICPVTSIAPLSFSMAMAERSGGSGNASSLLGLFQFILGGMISPLVGLNGQQDMTPYLLIISMTAILLIVLQLIYFKMISSQSKS
- a CDS encoding GtrA family protein; its protein translation is MRLNQTHYEIIKFVIVGVINTLNYYIVYLFLLKLLNVNYLVSHIAGFIVSFIISYYLNCYFVYKVKPTLKKFLSFPLTQVINMGIQTVLLYVFVKWFHVSSEIAPFAGLVITIPITFILSKWLLKD
- a CDS encoding GyrI-like domain-containing protein, whose translation is MDFKKQSIGDIKVIGVYRHFKSRGHAQSNIPDFWEDVHNMKLDQRLLEKSNHIFHGLLGICIPQEDSTMNYAIAVTSDDKPHDGLETFNIDAGNYMVVEALGPVPQSVQQTMKQVHSKLMNNSEIHFKNGPFFEVYSEGNMQSKDYVTEIWLPVD
- a CDS encoding cation diffusion facilitator family transporter, translating into MSQSENLKIAQRGAFLSLVVYIVLSIAKYITGYVYDSAAVRADALNNMTDIIVSVAVIVGLKISIKPADKNHPYGHMKSENISTLLVSFIIMFVGIQVVIENAPRLFTQDTHVPNFVTIIVSVLSGIIMLGVYFVNSLLAKKTNSSSLSSASKDNLSDSLVSIGTAIGLIFTQIGFPIVDIILANILGLLIIYTGFGIFKESIFALSDGFNEQDLEEYRKDILEVDDVIAVNNVKGRYHGSSIFLDATIVVNPNLSLYEAHQICDRVEIHLHNKGISSVYVHPEPSKAKFRQ